Below is a window of Georgenia soli DNA.
GAGCCGCGGGCGAGGAGCGCCACGTCCGCGCCCACGAGCACGAAGGAGGCTCCGGCGTCGATGTACGAGCGGGCCACGGCGTGGTCGAAGGCGTTGACCCCGACCGGCTTGCCTGCCGCCCGGACCGCCTCGAACGCGCGGTGCACCGCGGCGACGACGTCGGGATGGCTCTGCCGGCCGATCAGTCCCATGGACGCCGCCAGGTCGGACGGCCCGACGAAGACCCCGTCGACGCCGTCGACGGCCGCGATGTCCGCGGCCGCCTCGACGCCCTCGGCGGTCTCGATCTGGACGAACAGCGAGACGTGCTCGTCGGCGTCCGCGAGGTACCCCTCGACCCGGTTCCACCGCGCGGACCGCGCCAGCGCCGAGCCGACGCCGCGGCGCCCCCGCGGGGGGTAGCGGACCGCCTCGACGACGGCGCGGGCCTCCGCGCCGGAGGAGACCATGGGCACGAGCAGGTTCTGCGCGCCGAGGTCGAGGACCTGCTTGATCGTCACCACGTCCCCGATCGGCACCCGCACGAGCGGGGTGACGGGGTAGGCGGCGACGGCCTGCAGCTGGGCGAGCACCGACTCCAGGCCGTTGGGGGAGTGCTCCATGTCGATCAGCACCCAGTCGATCCCCGAGCCGGCGACGATCTCGGCCACCAGCGGGCTGCCGCTGCAGACCCAGATCCCCGCCAGCGGCCGGGCCGCGTGGCCCTTCGCCTGCTGGCCCGTCAGGGCGTGACGGAAGGTGGGCGTCAGACGAAGCGGCACGAGATCGTCCCCAGCTCTCGGAAGTCGGCGAGCACGGTGTCGCCCGGGTGCACCCACATGGGGCGGGTGAACGAGCCGGCGAGGACGAGCTCCCCGGCCTCGAGGCGGTCGCCGTGCTGGGCGAGCTTGTTCGCCAGCCACGCCACCCCCATCGCGGGGTGGTTGAGCACGGCGCCCGCGACGCCCGACTCCTCGATGGTCTCGTTGCGGTACAGCAGGGCCGAGACCCACCGCAGGTCCAGCTCGCCGGGCCGGACCGGGTTGCCGCCGTAGACCATCGCGCCCATCGCGGCGTTGTCGCTGATGGTGTCGACGATCGTGCGGCCCTCGAGCTCGATGCGCGAGGACAGGATCTCCAGCGCCGGCACCACGTACTCGGTCGCCCGGAGCACGTCGAACACGGTGGCGTCCGGGCCGTCGACCGGCTCGGCCAGCTTGAAGGCCAGCTCG
It encodes the following:
- a CDS encoding HpcH/HpaI aldolase family protein, giving the protein MPLRLTPTFRHALTGQQAKGHAARPLAGIWVCSGSPLVAEIVAGSGIDWVLIDMEHSPNGLESVLAQLQAVAAYPVTPLVRVPIGDVVTIKQVLDLGAQNLLVPMVSSGAEARAVVEAVRYPPRGRRGVGSALARSARWNRVEGYLADADEHVSLFVQIETAEGVEAAADIAAVDGVDGVFVGPSDLAASMGLIGRQSHPDVVAAVHRAFEAVRAAGKPVGVNAFDHAVARSYIDAGASFVLVGADVALLARGSEALAAAFVTTSGTNASGEAAPNGGGRENY
- a CDS encoding 2-keto-4-pentenoate hydratase; amino-acid sequence: MPITRTLEPIVVAGIADELAAAERDRTMVPLLTKRYDGMTVEDSYAVQNEWRRRAIDAGRRPVGRKIGLTSKVMQAATGIDEPDYGAIFADMIFDNGSVIEHDRFSNVRIEVELAFKLAEPVDGPDATVFDVLRATEYVVPALEILSSRIELEGRTIVDTISDNAAMGAMVYGGNPVRPGELDLRWVSALLYRNETIEESGVAGAVLNHPAMGVAWLANKLAQHGDRLEAGELVLAGSFTRPMWVHPGDTVLADFRELGTISCRFV